In Thermodesulfitimonas autotrophica, the following proteins share a genomic window:
- a CDS encoding FecCD family ABC transporter permease: MGLPAEVARGLAAEFDAVRSAYVRHTGRKLLLAALLLGLTLLIALVSTAVGAAGVSVGDVWRVILGHLGVKTAPVGELARTVVWEIRLPRIVLATITGMSLAGAGAVMQGVLRNPLVSPYTMGLSSGAAFGAALAIVLGTGLVGGNYLDVSRWLIVTNAFFFGGLTTLLAFGLARFKGMAPETLVLGGVAIGYLFQAGVSLLKYVSNNDALKELVVWLMGGFWGADWQTVALLTPVVFLSLAGLCFYAWDLNVLGAGEEVAASLGIKVGRLRVVTLTLATLVASATVAFTGIIGFICLIGPHICRMLVGSDNRFLIPCSCLVGAVLLLLADTLARTVIAPTELPVGIVTSLMGSPFFIYLLIKKRRQWWG; this comes from the coding sequence ATGGGTTTACCCGCAGAGGTAGCGCGGGGACTGGCCGCAGAGTTTGACGCGGTAAGAAGCGCCTACGTGCGCCACACCGGGCGCAAACTCCTGCTCGCAGCGCTCCTGCTCGGCCTCACCCTGCTCATCGCGCTGGTGAGCACGGCGGTGGGGGCGGCCGGGGTGAGCGTGGGGGATGTCTGGCGGGTGATCCTGGGCCACCTCGGGGTTAAAACCGCGCCGGTTGGGGAACTCGCCCGGACGGTGGTCTGGGAGATCCGGCTGCCCCGCATCGTCTTGGCCACCATCACCGGGATGAGCCTAGCCGGGGCCGGGGCGGTGATGCAAGGGGTACTCAGAAACCCCTTGGTTTCGCCCTACACGATGGGGCTCTCGAGCGGCGCGGCCTTCGGTGCGGCGCTGGCGATTGTCCTCGGGACGGGCCTGGTAGGCGGGAACTACCTCGACGTCTCGCGCTGGCTTATCGTTACCAACGCTTTCTTCTTTGGGGGCTTGACCACGCTTTTGGCTTTCGGGCTCGCGCGCTTCAAGGGGATGGCGCCGGAGACGCTGGTCTTAGGCGGGGTGGCGATCGGCTATCTTTTTCAGGCCGGGGTCTCCCTCCTAAAATATGTTTCTAACAACGACGCCCTGAAGGAGCTCGTCGTCTGGCTGATGGGCGGCTTCTGGGGCGCCGACTGGCAGACGGTGGCGCTCCTGACGCCGGTGGTCTTTCTCTCACTGGCCGGGCTCTGTTTTTACGCCTGGGACCTCAACGTGCTCGGTGCGGGGGAGGAGGTGGCCGCGAGCCTCGGGATCAAAGTAGGCCGGCTGCGGGTCGTCACCCTGACGCTGGCCACCCTCGTCGCCTCGGCCACCGTTGCCTTTACCGGCATCATCGGCTTTATCTGCCTCATCGGGCCGCATATCTGCCGGATGCTGGTGGGCAGCGACAACCGCTTCCTGATTCCTTGCTCCTGCCTCGTCGGGGCGGTGCTGCTGTTGCTGGCCGATACCCTGGCGCGGACGGTTATTGCGCCGACAGAGCTGCCGGTGGGGATTGTGACCAGCCTGATGGGTTCACCTTTCTTCATCTACCTACTGATTAAAAAGCGGCGGCAGTGGTGGGGGTGA
- a CDS encoding ABC transporter substrate-binding protein encodes MRLLGRFVGIVFLLAALLAGALLSSTQLAECWAAPQKRITVTEYFVTPAGKIEKHAVRVPCSPKRVVVLGGYPAEMLKALGVEKTVVAVDDWTRNKERWPAYVNRLPSVGRSNTPDIEKILALKPDLVIEGFLDPRLRTQLERAGIPCLKIYGYKTTLIPTEIRTLGLVFNCRSRANAYAGYIEKHWRTVQERTKKLASRQKPKVYWESGLGDWSTHGPGSGAQPLIDWAGGINIAADRGIAYPKVSPEWVAAKNPDVIIKYVSAPECGWEGDVKKLAEIRQQIMQRPALRNTNAVRHGRVYLISAKISCAPRGAAGEYYVAKWLHPELFRDVNPEAVHREMLKKFYGEELRGVWVYPQR; translated from the coding sequence TTGCGGCTTTTGGGGCGATTTGTAGGGATAGTTTTCCTGTTGGCGGCGCTGTTAGCTGGGGCGCTTCTGTCCAGCACCCAGCTTGCTGAGTGCTGGGCGGCACCGCAGAAGCGGATCACCGTCACCGAGTATTTCGTCACCCCGGCCGGGAAGATCGAGAAGCACGCGGTACGGGTGCCTTGCTCACCGAAGCGGGTGGTGGTGCTGGGCGGCTACCCGGCCGAGATGCTGAAGGCGCTGGGGGTGGAGAAGACGGTGGTGGCGGTGGACGACTGGACCCGGAATAAGGAGCGGTGGCCGGCCTACGTTAACCGGTTGCCTTCGGTCGGCCGGTCAAATACGCCGGATATTGAAAAAATCTTGGCGCTCAAGCCTGATCTGGTGATCGAGGGTTTTCTTGACCCGCGGCTGCGGACGCAATTAGAGCGGGCGGGCATCCCCTGCCTGAAGATCTACGGCTACAAGACGACGCTTATCCCGACGGAGATCCGGACGTTAGGTCTCGTTTTTAACTGCCGGAGCCGCGCCAACGCTTACGCGGGCTACATCGAGAAACACTGGCGGACGGTGCAGGAACGAACGAAGAAGCTTGCTTCCCGCCAGAAGCCGAAGGTCTATTGGGAATCCGGGCTGGGGGACTGGAGCACCCACGGCCCCGGCTCCGGCGCGCAACCGCTTATCGACTGGGCGGGCGGGATTAACATCGCCGCCGACCGGGGGATCGCCTACCCGAAGGTGAGCCCCGAATGGGTGGCGGCAAAGAACCCGGACGTCATCATCAAGTACGTTTCGGCGCCGGAATGCGGCTGGGAAGGAGACGTCAAGAAACTCGCAGAGATCCGGCAGCAGATCATGCAGCGGCCGGCGCTGCGGAACACCAACGCGGTGCGGCACGGGCGGGTTTATCTCATCAGCGCCAAGATTTCCTGCGCCCCCCGCGGCGCGGCGGGCGAATACTACGTCGCCAAGTGGCTGCACCCGGAGCTTTTCCGGGACGTGAACCCGGAGGCGGTCCACCGGGAGATGCTCAAGAAGTTCTACGGGGAGGAGCTTAGAGGCGTATGGGTTTACCCGCAGAGGTAG